The Ascaphus truei isolate aAscTru1 chromosome 3, aAscTru1.hap1, whole genome shotgun sequence genome includes a region encoding these proteins:
- the LOC142490876 gene encoding indolethylamine N-methyltransferase-like: protein MDSSLHKHYHDEEYDTKLAVETYLSETSVTADDAQPFVLKKIYKIFSSGEVTGKSLIDITKSPAIHHLLPASEIFQEIIVAESNETAKRDLEKWLNKEPDAFDWSHTSKLLCQFEGKGAMWQDKEDQLRKAIKRILICDFSKENPLHPVILPPVDCLLSFTYLEVVSKDLDAYRSNLKKVSSLIKVGGHIILFLFISMSYYMIGEHKFFYLKCDEEFVRKTLTDTGFVIKSVDLQPSKKNTHLLDYEYAGVFWAQKEREV, encoded by the exons ATGGATTCCAGTCTCCATAAACACTACCATGATGAAGAATATGATACAAAATTGGCAGTAGAAACATATCTTTCAGAAACAAGTGTTACAGCAGATGACGCGCAACCCTTtgttctaaaaaaaatatataaaatattcagTTCAG GTGAAGTGACAGGAAAATCATTAATTGATATCACCAAAAGTCCTGCTATACATCATCTCTTACCAGCCTCTGAGATCTTTCAGGAGATCATTGTGGCCGAATCCAATGAAACTGCCAAAAGGGATTTGGAAAAGTGGCTGAATAAGGAGCCAGACGCCTTTGATTGGTCTCACACTTCCAAATTACTTTGTCAGTTTGAGGGTAAAGG tgCGATGTGGCAGGACAAGGAAGATCAATTAAGAAAAGCTATCAAGCGTATTCTAATATGTGACTTCTCCAAAGAAAACCCTCTACACCCAGTCATTCTACCACCGGTGGATTGTCTCTTATCCTTCACCTACTTGGAGGTTGTGAGCAAAGATCTTGATGCTTATCGCAGCAACCTGAAAAAAGTATCCTCCCTGATAAAAGTTGGAGGGCATATTATACTATTTCTGTTCATTTCTATGTCTTATTACATGATTGGTGAACACAAGTTTTTTTATCTAAAATGTGATGAAGAATTTGTAAGAAAGACACTTACTGATACAGGGTTTGTTATTAAAAGTGTTGATCTTCAGCCTAGTAAAAAGAACACACATTTGTTAGATTATGAGTACGCAGGGGTTTTTTGGGCTCaaaaggaaagggaggtttaa